The region GGTCACGACATAAGGATCAACTGTTGGAGTTTCGACCTTAGTTAGATTTTGGGCCTTGGACTATTTGTTGCATGAGTTGGGCCTTTTTGGGCGTTTAGGTTCATTATTGTGTTATTGAGCCAAGTTTTGTTACGCCCATTATGGGAAGGGCAAAATGGGCTTTTATCTTAGGGGTCTTGATTTCAGATTAAGGCCCATAGTTATGGTATATAACCTATTTTTGATTAGGGTGATTTGTTTGTGCTCAGTGTGGGATCATTAGGTTCGTTAGCCGAGCATTTTCTTATCTATCAGCAGACTGAGATGAGTTTTTTATTGTCTCaatggttcgaaggcaccaaggccggcccattatttCTGAATATATGATGCTAGCTATATTTGTGATAGTGTATGAAATACTATGATTTGGCCCCTGACAATTGTATGAAAGAACAGGATGTGGCCCCTGGCACCTGTATGAAAGACTAGAATCCGGCCCCTGGTAACTGTATGGAAGATCGGGATTTTGCCATCGACAGGAAATTACTTTTAAAACTATGGTTTAGCCCATAGCGCAAGTTTATTTATATGTggtgtgtggtactttggggaaactcactaagctttttctTATAGTTTATGTTTGTGGTTTCATGTACTTCCAATTCTAGGGGAAGGGCCCGACCTGAAGACACAACATTCAATCCTCACTATTTTATGCATTTACCGATATTGTGCTCTAAGGATTTGACATTGTTATTATGTGATGGTTAGGAACAATGTGATGATTGCAACTCTtactttaaaatgaaaaaatttatcctagtttttgggttgttacattgtTGACTAATTATGCCCATATGAAGAATAAACAAGAAATATATATGTTAATTTTATTAGGAAATAATAATGGTGATGTTCAGGATCCtaatgtatgtgtatatatatatatatatatatatatatatatatatatatatatatatatatatatatatatagagagagagagagagagagagagagagatgatcaaatgagaacacctaaaggCTGAGAATGCGAGAATAATTATGGACAAATCATTTCATAAGGGTATAAAGAGAATTTTACCTTGTAATTAATTATGGAAAAGTAGTTATAAGGAAGTAATTAATCCTGCAATCATGGGATGTATTATTTtcaactaggcgaatgcccgcgcgttgcgcagaaacacctatatagttgaagtctttacatatatatatgattttttaaatataacaataacgttgttgttaaatttgatatagtaatttgtatatactaaattgatataatatattgattattttgaattatatgataatatatacatttattataacttcttaatctcaatcgtttaaatgacttctacccgcgagttacacatgaataaaattaaatataatatataatttgatgttatttatagttgtttttattgttaattaattttttaaaatttatttgcttaatgttttaatttctatcattataattatttaaaacatcaaacattgttttttttattttaaaggtaacaatataatcatttatatagagttgtttttaactattgttattgtaagttattttaagctatttatttggaaacttttaacgattataaaaatatatttaagaaatattttagttaaattaaaattacaatttagtttttgtttttatcactaaaatttatcacttttaactatttataaaatattcttttgtttttttagggatatatacagtaaagtcctGATATTTTCATCCAATTGACACGAAAGTCCCAAACTAATTTTTTTTGACACAAAAGCCCGAATTACCGGCATTTATTGACCCAATTGACCTTTTCTGCCGGTGCATCCGGTTTACTTGGTGAAGTGGCACCAAATGCTTACATGGACCACTGATTTATTAAATGAGAGGCTTATGTGGAGTTTTCGACCTTACTTAAGCACCATACCGTCAATTCCCATGAACCCTAGCTTCGTATTTGTCAATGGAAAAGACGAGAATGTCGTCTTCTTCATCTGTTGGAAGCAAGGTTATGCGAAGGTTCAATCCCCCTCAAAGGACACATTGCGACTGCGGTGACTTAGTTGGAAGGTGGACTTCATGGAAGACAAGAAATCCTGGAAGAAGATTCATTGGGTGCCCAAATTATAGGGTTAGTTTTTAATGTTGAAATTCTTcatcttttagtttttttttctttctttaatcTTGGATTATCCAGGATTCGAGTAAAGATTGCAAATTCTTTGATTGGGTGGATCCTCCACTCCCTAATCAGTGGTACAAGGACTTGCTCTTACAATTGCACAATGGGTGGAATGGAGATGTTGTAGAACAAATGGAAGAAGCAGTAGTAGAAGTTGTTCCAGCTCAAGTTCAAGGTGCGGGTGGTGTTGTTCCAAGGTGGTCAATGTTTTGGTTTATTTTGGGTTTATGTTTTGGTTTGTATTTTAAGATAATGTAGTGGGATATGTAGTCACTATGTACGATGTTGTTTCTTTTGCAATGTAATGAACATTTTACTTATGTTGTATTGAATTATGGTGAaatcaaagtacgacaactatgaaCCACATATGAATAATAAAACTGTCAATAACCAAGGCTAACCTGCACAACCAAACTTGAAATAAAATATGACATTGATCAATTGTGACCATTGATTAATGCCCTTGCTTAATTACCAGTAATTGTTTACAAAATATGAACCAATATAAGTGGATATGTACCACCATTTACAAAATATGAACCACAAGGTGGTATGCAAAATATGAACCAAAAGATGGTATGCAACAGTTTACATAGTAGCACCTTTTACAAAATATGAACCAAAAGATGATAACCCCTATCACTAATCTATAACTAATGCCTTATCTTCACACATTCCTATACCAAGAGGGTCAACCACCTTCTTTTTCAGCTTCTGAAGAATGATCCTCTCTGAGGGTCTCCTTGTTCTTTGTTTCATATTATTCCCAAAATGCCCTTGTTGTACTGGATCATTCACTGGAAcaccttcttcatcttcttcttgtcCATCTCCTTCTCCTTCTTGTCCATCTCCTTCTTGTGCATCTCCACCTCCTTCCACTCCATCTCCTTGTCCAtgtcctccttcttcttcattaCCCTGTCCATCTCCTTCTCCTTCTTGTCCATCTCCTTCTTGTCCATCTCCACCTCCTTCCACTCCATCTCCTTGTCCAtgtcctccttcttcttcattaCCCTGTCCATCTCCTTCTCCTTCTTGTCCATCTCCACCTCCTTCCACTCCATCTCCTTGTCCAtgtcctccttcttcttcattaCCCTGTCCATCTCCTTCTTGTCCACCTTCAACATTGGCAGCctaaaacagaaaaaaaatagtaaaaacaCTTAATCATATACATAAACACTAAATGAAACCTTACCACATATCCAAACTCTTCTAAATGCGCTTTTGTAATTCCAAGGCATCTCATAATGTCTACATCAGTGTAACCTGATTTCCTCAACTCTGTAATTTGTTATGTAATGTAGTCCATATCTGCCATATCTAGCCCATCTCCATCACTCATCACATCTACATCCACCATCTCTTCAGAATTATATTCTTCATTGACCCTTTTTTGGGGTGGTACTGTATTTGAGGTTTCACCTCTTTCAAACCAGCTATGAAAGCCACCCCCACCTCTAGGTACCCTACCACCTCCTCTATTTCCCCTTCTCCCCCCTCTACCACGTCTTGTCCATTGGGTTAGACTAGGGTCCAATCTTGGCCTGCCTATTTTCTTATTGGGTTTAGGATCTGGTTCAACATGTGGAGTTTTACAGGTTTTCTTGTTGTGCCCCTTTTGTTGACAGTTTTGACATTGGACAGTTCTGCCCTTTGAGGACACTTGAGAGAACTTGTCATCCCTCTCTGATACATGCCTTTTCCTTTTCACAGTAGGCCTGCCTGGCATCCTCCTCTCTAAGGGGGGTAAGGGCTTAATATAAGGAGCTTCTTTCCATAAATTGCTGCCATTAACAGGTAGAATGTTAGAACTATAACTTGAAATGTACATTGCCTTACCAAACCACTTGCTGATAAATGTCTTTGGATCCTGATGAGTTAACATGATAGATGCTTGGGCAT is a window of Lactuca sativa cultivar Salinas chromosome 1, Lsat_Salinas_v11, whole genome shotgun sequence DNA encoding:
- the LOC122195717 gene encoding uncharacterized protein LOC122195717; amino-acid sequence: MSSSSSVGSKVMRRFNPPQRTHCDCGDLVGRWTSWKTRNPGRRFIGCPNYRDSSKDCKFFDWVDPPLPNQWYKDLLLQLHNGWNGDVVEQMEEAVVEVVPAQVQGAGGVVPRWSMFWFILGLCFGLYFKIM